Part of the Vigna angularis cultivar LongXiaoDou No.4 chromosome 1, ASM1680809v1, whole genome shotgun sequence genome, CAGCTTCCTTAATCTGTAAGTCCTCTAATAGGTAGTGGATCCATTGTAGCTCGCAAGTAGTGGCTGCTAGAGCAcgatattcagcctcagtggaGGACCTGGAGACAGTGCTCTGTTTTTTTGATTTCCAAGAGATGAGTGATGATCCAAGGAAGACGCAAAAACCTGTAGTGGACCTCCTAGTATTTGGACAAGTTGCCCAATCTGAATCACTGAAAGCCTTTAGCTGAATGGGAGAGTCAGCTGGAAAGAGTAGTCCTTCTGAGGGTTTAGACTTTATGTACCTAAGGACATGTTGAATAGCCCGATAATGGTAGTCAGTAGGAGATTGTATAAATTGACTTAGCAAATTAATAGAGAAACACAAATTAGGTCTAGTGTTAGTGAGATAAAGCAAGTTCCCTATCAATCTTCGGTAAGAGGTTGGATCTTTCAAATAGCTGTCGGTTCTGTATAGAGTACTCGTGTCACTCAAAAAAGGGGTTGAACAAGGCTTGCAACTCAGCATTCCCGTCTCCTCAAGTATGTCTAAGGCATATTTTCTTTGAGACAAATGAATTCCTTTCTTGGACCTTGCCACCTCCAACCCTAGGAAATATTTAAGTTCTCCTAGATCCTTTACTTGGAATCTGTTATGCAAAAGACTCTTTATGTGACTGATTTCTGTCATGGAATTCCCTGCTAATatgatatcatcaacataaacaagTAAGGCTGTGAAACCAGTAGGTGTCCCTTTGATAAAGAGAGAGTGATCACTTTTTGACTGTATATAGCTAACAGAGGTGAGGAAAGTGGACAATTTCTCAAACCACTGCCTACTAGCTTGCTTTAGGCCATATAATGACTTAGTGAGTCTGCAGACTTGGCCTTCTTTATGAACATTAAGACTAGGAGGTGGCTCCATGTAGACTTCCTCATTTAGGTCTCCATGAATGCATTATtcacatctagttgatgtaaaAACCAGTTTTTAGAGGCTGCCAGCGCAATGAGTAATCTAACGGTAGTTAGCTTGGCAACAGGAGAGAATGTGTCCAAATAATCTATCCCTTCTTGCTGGGTGTAACCCTTAGCTACTAGGCGGGCCTTGTATCTTTCTATGGTGCCATCAGCCCTATATTTAATCTTGTATACCCATCGGCATCCAATTGCAGTCTTCCCTTGAGGAAGCTGTGTTAGAAACCACGTGTTGTTGTCCTGCAAGGCTTTAATTTCCTTGTGCATTGCCTCTGCCCATTCACTCACCCTTTTGGCCTCATTGTAAGAGTGAGGCTCACTGTTAGCAGTGATAGCCATGGTATATCTTGAATGTTTTTCTGTCAGAGAATCACAACATAATAGATCAGAAATGGGGTAAGGggttttgaacttatttttcACAGACAAGGATTGATTAACCTGGTGGATGTAGTCATCTAGATATCCTGGAGGCTTTCTGATCCTGTCAGATCTCTTGTATCCCTGATCCCCTTCATTGTTATTGACTTCATTATCAATGCTATTCTCTTCAACAATGTCATGTTGTATCTCCTCTTCTGCACATCTTTCATCATTATTGGGGGCAGAACTGCCTAGGGAATCATTGAAAAAAGTGATTCTGTCAGCTTCTTCATCATTCACTCCTGGGTTGTTCTGCTGCTGCTTCCAAGGAAAAATGTCTTCATAGAAAACAACATTCCTACTTATAAAAAGTTCTCTAGTGTTGATGTCAAGGACAATATAACCCTTGACTCCACTTTTGTATCCAAGGAAAATCCCTTTCCTTGCTCTGGGGTCAAGTTTGCTCCTACCAGCTTCAAGGGTGGAAGCAAAACAGAGACATCCAaaagtttttaagtctaaataAGTGGGGGGAACATTATAGATACGATCATGAGGGGTTTTGTTGTTAAGAATGGTAGTAGGCAATCTGTTTATGAGATAGACAGCATGGCTCACAGCATAGGACCAATAGGTATTAGGTATATTTGACTGAAACATAAGACTACGGGTTACATTTAGAATGTGTTGGTGCTTACGTTCAACAACAGAGTTCTGCTCAGGGGTCTCAACACAACTTGTTTGATGGCTAATACCATGCAAGTCATATAAGTTGACACAGTTGAACTCGGGTCCATTATCAGTTCTAACAGTCTTAATTATTTTACCAAACtgattcttaattttaataataaaattttgtaataagtCTCTAGTTTGGCCCTTGTTGTTCATCAAAGATATCCATGTATGTCGgctataatcatcaacaatagtaagaaaatatttatgccCATGAACAGAAGGAATAGAAAATGGACCCCATATATCACAGtgaatcatttcaaaacattcaGTAGATAAGGAATTGCTTATAGGAAAAGGCAATTTATGTTGTTTAGCATAGTGGCAAACATCACAAATAGTATTAGTATTCATTTGGACATAGGGAAAATGTTCACAAATCTGTTTGACAGCCTTGTGTCCAGGATGGCCTAGTCTATAGTGCCATAGATTTACATCAATATGTTTAAAGGAAAGGACAGATCTTGGAACAAGGCCCTGATCAGGATTCTGAAAAGTTTGTAGGTAGTAAAGACCCTTGTAAGAGTTAGCATacccaatcatcttcaatgtagAGTTCTCCCTTATCTGACAAAACTCAGAAGAAAAAATTAGGCTACAATTCAAGTCTCTTATAAGACTTTGAACAGAgattaaattgaaagaaaaatcagGGATATAGAGcacattaaaaataacaaaatctttAGAAAATTGAACAGTTCCTGCATGTTTGGCAGTAATAATAGAATTATTAGGCAATTTAACAGTAATGGGTTTAATCTTATAGAAGGTGACAAAATTCCCTTTCTCATGGGTCACATGATCAGTGGCCCCAGTATCAATAATCCAAGAAGGAGTACCTGGTTTGTCCTCCTTGTCATTCCTCTGCATTTGATTGATCTTATGTGTAGGCTCATCAGCTTTCTCAATCATTTTTAGAAGTTTTTCAATTTGCTCTGGGGTGAGTTTGTTGAAAGCAGTGCTGGCGTCTCCCTGATGTATATTCTCTGGTCCAGAACTGCTTTGGCAGACATTAGTAGAGTTCCAGccactttttctctcttgattGCTATCATTCTTTTTGTACCAAGGTGGAAAACCATGCTTGGAGTAGCACTCATCCACAGTGTGATTCATCTTGTTGCAGTAAGAACACTGTTTTCCGTAATTAGGATTCTTTCCTCTCCCTCTTCCCAGACCATTTGACCCAGCACCACGACCTTGATTTTTCCAGGTCTGGTCTGCTTTCCAACTGCTGTTCCTGTTAGTAACATTGGCTATGACTCTACTGGTTTCAGTAGAGTGATTGTGGCTGGCAGTGCCAGATTCAGACCTTTCTTGTCTCTCTTGTTGCATAATGAGGGAGAAAACACGATTGATGTTTGACAAAGGTTCCATCAACAGAATCTGGGTCCTGACAGTATTAAAGGCATCATTTAACccttttaaaaaacatataacgTGCTCTACTTCTCTATATTTTAGAGAGGTTCTTGAGAGTTCACAGCTGCAAGGGATTTCGCAGGTGCAGTTGGGTATGGGCCGAAGAGATTCCAGTTCTTCCCAGAGGATTTTTAAGTCAgtgaaaaattgattaacaGTTCTTTCCCCttgtttgattgaatgaatGTCTTGGAGAAGGTCAGAGATTTTAAAATAGTCACCTTTAGAGAATCTCTCCTTTAGCTCATCCCATAATTCTTTGGCTTCTTCAACATATATTACACTTTCTGCAATTTCTGGAGAAAGTGTTTTTATAATCCACGAGAGTACCATCATGTTGCATCTTTCCCATGCATCAAACGAAGCTTCATTTTTCTTGGGTTTCTTGATAGACCCAtcaatgaatttgattttgtttttggataGAAGTGCTCTTCTCATGCTTCTGCTCCAAGAAGAGTAATTACTCTCACCCAGGACTTGAGAGATGAGGGTTAATCCTGGATTCTCCCCTGGGTGTAAGTAGAAAGGACTGGCAGGCTGGTCTGTAGTATCCATGGTAAAAGGAAGCAAGAAACAATGCAAGAAACTAAGCAAGAATCATCAAAGAACGAAACCTGGGCAGCGGAAGTGAGGTGAGTATGATTTctgctcttgataccataaaGAGAATGGGCCACACCAGAAATaataggcccaatggcctttaACCCAAAACGCACCCAATAAACCCAAAACGCAAAAACACTTTTATTAGAGGCTGGAAGCTGCCTCGAGATTAGATGGCCAGTGGGTGAAAGTGCAGAAAGCTTCgagtggaagaagaggaaggtTCTAGGGCTTCCATGGAGACCCTTCGTCGGAGCAAGGAGTTGCCTTCACTGGAGCCAAGAAAGAAGaccaagagaagaagaagaaaggcacGACTAGGAGGTTAGTGAAAGAATTCCTAACTTGATTTAGGGAAAAGAAAATCAGATGTTATTGTTTGAATGAGTATGAAAATTACAACTGTTGTGTGAGGGAAAACTCTATTTATAAAGTTCTAGaaggaagggaagaaaaacagaaaaacagaaaaataaacctaacaaaccTAACAAGATTACTGTATTTAAAACAGTGATCCATTGAATCTATAATACTTAATAGAGCTGCTTTTCTTGTGCCCTTTCTGAGAACGATAAGAAGGCTTCTTTCCCATTTCTAAGATTCAAATATGAACGAATAATGCTTCATGCAATCCCTCTCATGCTATTGCCGTTTAGCTCTAGTTTTATAGTATATATCCATCTCTCATTCATAAAACCTATTATTTTGCGTAAAGTAGATTGATCAATTCAAAGTCTCTCCAATTGCATGTATCATTATCATAGATTCGTAAGACTTTTTCCAAAACTGCGTAAAATGATTTACCCATAGGTTGATAATcctatttcataaatttttgttcaattatttaatttatactttaattaaatatcttagtttaatattttattataattgattctaCAAATTTCATACCTttattataagattaaataaaagcattcaaaaaataaaatatttataagaatttgaTGTAATTTGGCCGTCTTGCTCTTTCGATAGCTTTGTTTAACCAACTGCAGTTATTATTTTACTCAAGAAAAACATTTCAAAGTCTAACTTTCGTTAATTGCGCACACAAATCACTATGTTTCGCTAAACAAAGTTTGTTGGTTTTGTTTACTTAAATATTcctataacttttttttttccgaAACTAGGCCAAATTAAATTACTTATGGAAAGGATCCAGAAACACGCAACcctaatgtttttttaaaaaagaaacaaattatacacacacaaaaaatacaaaatttaacatTTGATACTGCctctatatttttaaaacccAAAAAGTTATGTGTTATTTACTGTATATTAGTATATAGAGTatttagaaattatatataGGTCCCACAGAGGTTTTAAAAAACGAAAATTATGTTTTGCGATTCCAAATATGTTGAAACATCATTAGGTTTGGTTCTTAGCCTTATACAGAAGAGAggttacattttaatattatattatataatattatatctttcacatttacttttatttcttttcagttaatattataaaggagttaatatatattttgaaagtggtccatttatttttaagataaaaaaccGTTTTTAAAAAACGTGCCCATGATTCTCCACCACAATCTCTTTTAACGTTATATACTCTGTGATGGTTTTTGGAGATATACAGACTCTTTCAGAAAATTTCATATTAGGTCACTGAGCCTACTCTTTCCTTCATATATACATGACCATTG contains:
- the LOC108321405 gene encoding uncharacterized mitochondrial protein AtMg00810-like → MEPPPSLNVHKEGQVCRLTKSLYGLKQASRQWFEKLSTFLTSVSYIQSKSDHSLFIKGTPTGFTALLVYVDDIILAGNSMTEISHIKSLLHNRFQVKDLGELKYFLGLEVARSKKGIHLSQRKYALDILEETGMLSCKPCSTPFLSDTSTLYRTDSYLKDPTSYRRLIGNLLYLTNTRPNLCFSINLLSQFIQSPTDYHYRAIQHVLRYIKSKPSEGLLFPADSPIQLKAFSDSDWATCPNTRRSTTGFCVFLGSSLISWKSKKQSTVSRSSTEAEYRALAATTCELQWIHYLLEDLQIKEAGIPALYCDNKSARHIAHNQSFHERTKHIELDCHVVREKVQANLLHLLPIRSDEQLADIFTKFPHRVRFGSIVPKLGLATIHHPA